A single region of the Salarchaeum japonicum genome encodes:
- a CDS encoding helix-turn-helix domain-containing protein produces MAKYSTGGSSGGGSSGSCELCGTSSESLTTASVAGAELQVCSSCANLDESSKTEREVSEEQQRRKQAAQNTARQFDAASGDSTRWEEEGTSYEGDQLPYLSSDYGRTIQKARQAEGLQLEELADELDIDENDLLAVEQGRATRAGVGGSLIAKLEDRLGVDVTQE; encoded by the coding sequence ATGGCCAAGTATTCGACCGGTGGGTCCTCCGGTGGGGGATCCAGTGGGTCCTGTGAGCTCTGCGGGACCTCGTCGGAGTCGTTGACGACGGCGAGCGTGGCGGGCGCGGAGTTGCAGGTGTGTTCGAGTTGCGCGAACCTCGACGAGTCGTCGAAGACCGAGCGCGAGGTGTCGGAAGAACAGCAGCGTCGCAAGCAGGCGGCGCAGAACACGGCGCGGCAGTTCGACGCGGCGTCGGGCGATTCGACGCGCTGGGAGGAGGAGGGGACGAGCTACGAGGGCGACCAGCTTCCCTATCTGTCGTCGGATTACGGGCGGACGATTCAGAAGGCCCGGCAGGCGGAGGGCTTGCAGTTGGAGGAGTTGGCGGACGAACTGGACATCGACGAGAACGACCTGCTGGCGGTCGAGCAGGGGCGGGCGACGCGCGCGGGCGTCGGCGGGTCGCTCATCGCGAAACTGGAGGACAGGCTCGGCGTGGACGTGACGCAGGAGTAG
- a CDS encoding acyl-CoA dehydrogenase family protein encodes MELSAEQEAIREVAREVAEAELAPVAAEADRTESFPEDVWDTLGDLDLTAMTVPEEYGGLDVEKLTYSVVNEELAYGMLSVATALSVHCLATSCLAEFGNEAQKERWLPEMAEGRPVGAFALSEPQAGSNPAGMETEARREGDEYVINGTKQWITNGERSGVVILFAKTDRSDPGSVTQFVVPKDTDGLSVGPREDKLGLRASDTTTLTFDDARIPAEYRLTPEGEGLSAALHILTGGRVGIASQAVGLAQAALDDAVAYANDREQFDQPIGQFGSIREKIAEMRTELQASRLLCRDAAAKADRGENYQAAAAMAKYHASEAAVDITNEAVQIHGGYGYTTDFDVERYYRDAKITTIYEGTSEIQKEVIARGLLD; translated from the coding sequence ATGGAGCTCTCTGCGGAGCAGGAGGCGATTCGGGAGGTCGCGCGCGAGGTGGCCGAGGCGGAACTCGCGCCGGTGGCGGCGGAGGCCGACCGGACGGAGTCGTTCCCGGAGGACGTGTGGGACACGCTCGGCGACCTCGATTTGACGGCGATGACGGTGCCCGAGGAGTACGGGGGGCTGGACGTGGAGAAACTCACGTACAGCGTGGTGAACGAGGAGTTGGCGTACGGGATGCTGTCGGTGGCGACGGCGCTGTCCGTGCACTGTCTCGCCACGTCCTGTCTGGCGGAGTTCGGGAACGAGGCCCAGAAAGAGCGCTGGCTCCCGGAGATGGCTGAGGGGCGTCCGGTGGGCGCGTTCGCGCTCTCGGAACCGCAGGCGGGGTCGAACCCGGCGGGGATGGAGACGGAGGCGCGCCGGGAGGGCGACGAGTACGTCATCAACGGCACGAAGCAGTGGATCACGAACGGCGAGCGCTCGGGCGTCGTCATCCTGTTCGCGAAGACCGACCGGAGCGACCCGGGGAGCGTCACGCAGTTCGTCGTGCCGAAGGACACCGACGGCCTCTCAGTCGGCCCGCGCGAGGACAAACTCGGCCTGCGCGCGAGCGACACGACGACGCTGACGTTCGACGACGCCCGCATCCCCGCCGAGTACCGGTTGACGCCGGAGGGCGAGGGGTTGTCGGCGGCGCTCCACATCCTCACGGGCGGCCGCGTCGGCATCGCGTCGCAGGCGGTCGGACTCGCGCAGGCCGCGCTCGACGACGCGGTCGCGTACGCGAACGACCGCGAGCAGTTCGACCAGCCGATCGGCCAGTTCGGGAGCATCCGGGAGAAGATAGCGGAGATGCGAACCGAACTCCAGGCCTCTCGGCTCCTCTGCCGGGACGCGGCGGCGAAGGCCGACCGCGGCGAGAACTACCAGGCGGCGGCGGCGATGGCGAAGTACCACGCGAGCGAGGCCGCCGTCGACATCACGAACGAGGCCGTCCAGATTCACGGCGGCTACGGCTACACGACGGACTTCGACGTGGAGCGCTACTACCGGGACGCGAAGATAACGACCATCTACGAGGGCACCTCCGAGATTCAGAAGGAGGTCATCGCCCGCGGCCTCCTCGACTAA